From Paenibacillus sp. FSL H8-0537:
GCAGAGCTTCTGATAGGCTGGAAAAGCGAAGCCCAGCAGCGGACAGCGCGTCATCATGCCCCACTGATTGCGATGACCGTGAATCGGAACCTCGCTATATTTGCTCAAATGGGCAAGCCCCGTCAGTCCGACGCTCATTATGCTGACCATGACACAGTTGCCGCCTGCCTTGACGACGAGCTCATGCCCACGCTCCATTTCATCGATATCCCCCGTAATATTGAAGGCGTACATGATTTTTTTACCCGTAGCATCAGCCGCTCGGTTGACGGCATCCATAACCGCACTCACCCGCTGTGCTAGAGGGGCGTAGGTCCCATTTGCATTCAATTCATCATCCTTTATAAAATCAAGCCCGGCAGCCGATACGTCCATAATCATCTGCTGCAAGTCAGCCATTGGAAGCCCGATACTCGGCTTGACAATCGTCCCCATAATCGGACGATCATACACGCCGGTTAGCTCCCGAGTACCCGCGATGCCGAACTTCGGGCCGGGGTACCTTGCTGCGAAGGCTTCGGGCAGCTCTAAATCAACCAGACGCAGCCCGGACAATTCCTGCAGCTCGAACAAATTGCCCGCAATGGCAGACATTAAATTCGGAATGGACGGACCAAAATTGTGCAGCGGAAAGGATACCGTTACTTCTCCGCGTCTATAAAAACCATCATGACCCGGCGGCGTTTTGGAGCCAGGCAGCGACGGAGAGGACACAGACGGAAGCTCGACAATTTGTTCAATCCGTGCCCCGTGCCGCTCCTTCAGCTGGTCCGTCTCGCCTGGCACTGCTGTAAAGGTGCCCGTCGACTGCTCGCCAGCAATGACCTCGGCAGCATGCTCCAGCGTATAGGGTGTCTCTATCAAATAGACGGCCGTTACTCTTTCTTGTTCCATGCTATTTCCCTCCCGCAAAATCTGCCTTTATGCCTTGCTGCAGCTGCTCTTGCTAAAATCATTGCCGCTACAGCAGGCCTCGCTCTGCCAGCATCGCCTTAATTTGCTCGGCAGCAAGCCGCGGACTCGATAACACCGGCTTGCCTGTCGCCTCTCGTACGGCGCCCTCCATCCGAGCCATTGATCCTTGGGCCAGTACGATAACATCCGCTTTATCACTGAGCGCAAGCGCCGTTTCTAGCAAAATGCGGTCATGCTCCGCCGGATTCCCTCCTACCAATGCGTCGAAGGCTCCAACTGCGAGCCCGTTCAAGACGGTGACCTCTCTGCCAATGGCTTCCGCCTGCTTCGCCAAAAACCGCATCGTCGGCTCAAGCGTTGAAGGCAGTGTGGCCAGCACTGCAATCGCGTCGTATTCGGCTGCCGCCTTGGCGGTCATCGCCTCGTCAATTTTCACGAGTGGAATGCCAAGCTCTCCCCTCGCAGCATCAGCCACTTCGCCGACGGAGGAGCAGGTATTCAGAATGATATCCGCCCCCAGCTCCTCCCCATGCTGAAAATATTGCGTCAGCCGCTTGCTCACTCCCGCCGGAATATGCCCCGCCTTGACGACATCGCCGATCAGGCTGTCATCAATAATGTTGACCAGCCGCACGCCTGACAGCACCTCCTGAAACACAGCCTTCAGCGGATCAGCAAGCCCTTGTCCGGTATAAACCGCAACTACCGTTGTCATATTCCCAGCCTCCATTTGGATCGATTATTGAACCTGTTCATTATGCTGTTCTTTAATCTGCTCTACAGAACTACCAGATCAGCTCGTTCTCTACCCGCCTTATGCTGCCTTCGCGCATGGGTGCTTTCTCATATACCTGTCTGCCGCTGTAGAATGGATGATGCTCCCCTTCCGGCGAAATGCCAATTACATCATCGCCCTGCCACTGGGTTATGAACGTTTGCCCGATTGCGGTTTCAACCGTCTGGCGGCGCGATAGCGGGAACGTAATCGTAATCGTTTCTCCAGCGGATGCTGCGCCAAGCAGCAGGAAGCATTCATTTACCCAGCGGCTCGGCTCGCTGCCCTTGCCCTGCTCTGTGCTGCCGTTCAGCTCACGGGTAAAGGCTACTTTCGCGAAGCCCGCCCACTCGGGTATACGGACCTGAAGCCGCGGAATATCGCGGTGGATATGCAGCACCAGCTTGCCTTCATGAGGCAAATAGCTGTCGACATCGAGCCAAGCCGAGCTGCGGTTGAGCAGGAAATTAACGCTAACGGTACCTTTTTTCTCGGTAACCGTGTTGCTCCAGCCCATGAACAGCCCGCGCGTGCCCGAGCCGAGGCAGCAAATTTGTAAATCATTCGTATGTCCCCGCCCGTGGTTGACGTTGCAGCAAAAATCATTCGGTGCCGAGTAGCCGGCAAAAGCGCCTCGCGTACGCTTGGCAATATTTTCATGCGTAATTAGTCCAGGAATGTTGCCAGATCGGTCTTCCGTTTCCTTAACCCAGTCCATATCGAGCAGCTGCGACTCGGCAAGGTGGTTGCGAATATAACGCTCGGTCACGCCCCAGTAACGCGTATAGCCGCTTTGCGCAAGCGTAATGCCCGTAGCGATGAGATCGACGAGCGAGCAGGTTTCATGCTCATAGGCCTGCTCCTTCATGTCGCCCGGCGTCCAGCCGAAGGCGGTACACTGGGTTACTGCCCAAGCGTAGCTTTTTTCCACAAAGCTGAGCAGCGCCGCATCCCCCGTGAATACGCCAAACCGCGCCAATGCGTCGAGTGTTCCTAGCCTCGTATGAAAATGTCCGCTGCGGTAAGCGAGCGCATCGTTAAAGCTGCCGTCGGCGTTGAATACGCCGCTTCGCTGCACGATGAGGGCCGTGAAAAACTGGCACAGCTCGAACGCATCCGCATTGCCGGTCAGCTCATGGTATTTCAGCAGCGGCATAACGAGCCGTCCACAGAAGGCAGCGGGATCTGGCGCAAGCCGCAGCAGTATGGCATTGGACGAAGGCCAGCCGCCTTCCTTATATTCTGACGCCGGATAATACCACACATCGCGCTCCTTGATTGCAATCCTTTTAAGCGCCGCAACATGATTATCCGCCGCCTCCTTCACGAGCGGATCACCCGTCTCCATATACCAGCTCGTCAGCGACAAAATGACCGCGCGCTGGTCGATCAGATTGGCATTCGGCTCCCAGTTGTGATGCGGGTTCTTCTGGCGATAGCTAAGGCCATCTTCCTTGAAAAAAGAGAGCAGATTCGCCCGGTATTTCTCCTCCGTCTCCTTGCCGAACGTTTCCCCCGACATATGGCGGGCCAAAATCATCCCGTCCACCATCCGCCCATGAGACGAGCCATAATCCCAGTCCCCATGTGTCAAATTGGCTGGTTCCTTCATCAGGTTTGCAGCAAAAAAAGGGATATCGTTATAGTCGCGGTCTGCCATTCCCACAATTGCATTCATTGCATGTCCTGCTCTGTCCGCAAGCGTCAGCGTAGCTGGTATTTGTCTCGTTTGCATCGCAAGTCTCTCCCTAACGTTTATTGCGGCGTTTTTTCGACTGCGCCGCGGTATTCGCCAATCGTTTGCCCGGTTTTCTTTTTGAAAATTTGGCTGAAGTAACGGTAGTCCTCATAGCCGACAAGCTCGGCTATTTCATAGTTTTTATACTGCGGATAACGCATCAGCTCGGTCGCCTTGGCAATCCGATATTCGGTTAAATAATCGACAAAATTGCTGCCCGTCGTTTTCTTAAACAAACGGCCCACATAATCGGCATTCAAAAAGCGGCTTTCCGCGATTTGCGGCAGGCTAAGCGGCTGGTCATAATGCAGCTCAATCAGCTTTTGGATTTCGCGGATCAACTGCTCGCCATGCCGTCCTTGGCTATTGCCGCGCTGGGCAGCAAGGGCCGGCAATATTTGCTCCTCAAACAGCCGCTTAACCGAAACATGATCTTTGCGCAGCCGGATCAGCTCCATATAGGCGAGTGCGCTTTTCCCGCTCAGCTGCTCTAGACTTGTGTGCGCCGCTTGAAGCTGCCGCTCCAGCGCATGCACCAGCATGGTGGCGCTGCGCCGCAAACCATCCACCGTCTGCGAAGGAGCCGCAAGCGCCGTGAAAAAACGATTGAATTCCGCGCGCAGCTGCTCCACATTGCCAAGCTGCAGCTGCACGAGGAACGCTTGTTCCAGCTCCGCCGGGTAAAAATCGCCATTTCCAGCACCTGTAGGCAAATGCGGTTGTTGCTTACCCGGCTTCTCCACCGGCTCCAACTCACACTCCACGAATCCCATAATCGCCATTTCTCCCAGCTGCCTCCCGTCCAGACGCCGCTGAAGCTTGCTGTAGACAGCTGGAAGCTGATTAGCAAGACAGGGCTTACTCCCAGCGGTAATGCTGTAGCTTGTCCCCGTCTCCTCATGCAGCGTGCCTTGAAGCAAAGTGGCAAGCCGCTGTATTTCCATATGCTCGAAGCGGCTGCCAAACAAGCAGATGGCTATTTCGCCGAGGTTAACCGGGGAAGCGGCTGCGATAAACGTCCAGCAGCCTTCAAAATAAAAGGACTGGCACTGCTGCAGCCTGCGCTCTATTTTCCCAACTGCCTCTTGAATGCTGGACTGCTCCGTATAATAGTCCGGATGTGCGAGCAGCAGCAGCGCTTTTTGGTCTGAGTCTCCGCCCGGAAGCTCAGTTAAGCTCTGCGTCAATGACGCTGTCTTTATCTCTGATATCGCGGACGACTGAGCAGAAGCTTGGGTCTGATCCTGTGTAGAGCGCATGCCTCGCTGTAAAACGTCGAGCAGCCATTTTCTCCGGCTGTCCCGCTGCTGCTGCTCTTGCCGTAGGTCGCGTTCCTCCAGCAGCGCGAGCACCTTGCCCAGCACCGTAATCAGTTCCTCCCGCTTAAGCGGCTTGAGCAAATAATCAAACGCCTTATGGCGGATGGCTTCCTTCGTATATTCAAAATCCGAGTAGCCGCTGACGACAATCGTCACAACGTCTGGCAAAGATTCCGCCAGCAGGCCGAGCAGCTCCTTGCCGTCGAAGCCCGGCATACGCATATCGAGAAAGAGCAGATCGGGTTTATGCAGCAGCGCAAGCTCGTAGCCTTCTTCGCCATCAACCGCTTCACAGGCAAGCTCAAGCCCTAGCTCCTCCCATGGAATCATTTGAATAAGTCCTCGCCGTATCCAGCGTTCATCGTCTACAACCATGACCTTGCGCATGGCCCGCGCCCCCTTCCTGCTGCCTTCTTTTTATTCGTTTAGCCTTTCACAGAGCCTGCGGTCAAGCCGTCAATAATGTAGCGCTGCAGGAACAAATAAATGATCAGCACCGGTGTAATGACAACAATCATAAAGGCAAATACGACGCCCCAATTCGTACTGTACAGCGTAACAAAGTTAAATACTTGAAGCACAATCGTCCATTTGGTACTGTCTGTGACCAAATAAAACGGGCCGAAAAAGTCATTCCATACCGATACAATGACGACGATTGAGACGGTCACCAGCACCGTGCTGATGAGCGGCAAAATGATTTTAAAGTATAGCCGGAAGTAGCCGCAGCCTTCCAAAATCGCAGCCTCATCCAGCTCGCGCGGCACCGATTTAATAAATCCAACGAGCAGAAACACCGCAAACGGCAGCAGCACCGCCGTATAATACATAATGATGCTTAAGTAGCTTCCTTTAATATGCAGCAAATCCATCAGCCGAATCGTCGGAATGATCGACACGGGGACGATCAGCCCCATAATGAAGGCAAGATAGACGCCTTGCAAAAACTTCCCGCCGCGCCGCTGGATGACGAATGCAGCCATCGAAGCGAAAAAATTAACGCTGACGACGACGAGCGCCGACAGCAGGAAGCTATTTTTGAAACCACGCAGCAGATTATCCTGATTAAATACCTCTTCATAATTGCTGAACACCCAATTGCTCGGCAGCGACAGCCCGAACAGCGCCGACTCCCGGATATCCTTAAAGGAGTTAATGAATATCATAAAAAACGGAATGAGAATGAGCATAGCCAGGCAGATCGCGAGCAGCTCCAGCAGCAGAGGAGAATATTTTCGGCTTCTCACATTTCCACCTCCCTCTTCTTCATGGCCAGCAATACCGGAATGCCCACAAGCGTGACGAGTACGAACAGCAGCATGTTAATCGCCGTCGCATAGCCCATTTCACCGGAGCTGAACGTATTGCGGATGTACGTATAAAATACTTCCGTCGTGTAGCCTGGGCCGCCTTCGGTCAGCACCATTACGATTTCGAACACCTTCATCGAGCCAATCATCGCCAGCAGCACGTTAACCGTAAACGCCGGTGCGAGCAGCGGAAAAACAACATGCTTGAACCGCGTCCAATAGTTCGCCCCATCAATGGATGCGCTCTCCGTCAAATCCTTCGGGATGAACTGCAAGCCCGCCAAATACACGACCATCGAAAAGCCAGCCACCCGCCAAATGTCGGTCATAATGACGGTAAACAGCGCGAAGCGCGGATCATTCAGCCAATCCTGGACCATAAAATCGATGCCGAGCATCCCGAAAAACTGATTGACGATGCCATGCTCCGGATGATAGATCGCTCGGAAGATGTAACCGATAACAAGCGGAGCAATGACATACGGCATAAAAAAGATCATCCGAAGCAGATTGCGCAGCTTCAGCTTTTCATTCAATAATAGCGCCAAGGCAAGGCCGACTGCATTTTGCAGCAGCGTAACGGCGGCGGCGAAAATAAGGGTGTTTATAAAAGCCTGCTTCAGGCGAGGCTCGTTAAACAGCTCCTTGTAATTTTCAAGTCCAATAAATTTAATCGCATCGGCGTTAATATTCCAGTCGGTAAAGCTGTAATAGATTCCGATAATGGTTGGCGTAATGAAAAACAATAAAAATACGATAACTGCCGGAAATGAAAAATATAGCGGATATTTGCTTCTCTCCATAGGGCCTGCCCTCCTGCTCCTGCCTTGTTTGGCCGGGATGGCGAGGGGCGACGCCTTGGGTGACCTTAATCGTCTCGATCACCTTGATCGCATCGCCCGCAGTACCTATCCCGTCCGGTAATTAACAGCTTCGGCTTGCTCTGCTGCCGTCTCTGTGTTTTATTTTTGCCCCGTTCATTTATTCAAAGCCTTCAAGACGCTTAGAGTTGCCGTCCTTCACATAGTTCGCATCCATTTCTTTGATCGCGGTGTCCACGTCGCCTGTGATATGGAAGTTTTGCAGAATTTTGCCCAAGTCCAGGAACGATGCCGTCAAGCGATTTTGCACATTGACCTTCGATTTGCCTTCATCAATATAGTCTTTAA
This genomic window contains:
- a CDS encoding response regulator, with the protein product MRKVMVVDDERWIRRGLIQMIPWEELGLELACEAVDGEEGYELALLHKPDLLFLDMRMPGFDGKELLGLLAESLPDVVTIVVSGYSDFEYTKEAIRHKAFDYLLKPLKREELITVLGKVLALLEERDLRQEQQQRDSRRKWLLDVLQRGMRSTQDQTQASAQSSAISEIKTASLTQSLTELPGGDSDQKALLLLAHPDYYTEQSSIQEAVGKIERRLQQCQSFYFEGCWTFIAAASPVNLGEIAICLFGSRFEHMEIQRLATLLQGTLHEETGTSYSITAGSKPCLANQLPAVYSKLQRRLDGRQLGEMAIMGFVECELEPVEKPGKQQPHLPTGAGNGDFYPAELEQAFLVQLQLGNVEQLRAEFNRFFTALAAPSQTVDGLRRSATMLVHALERQLQAAHTSLEQLSGKSALAYMELIRLRKDHVSVKRLFEEQILPALAAQRGNSQGRHGEQLIREIQKLIELHYDQPLSLPQIAESRFLNADYVGRLFKKTTGSNFVDYLTEYRIAKATELMRYPQYKNYEIAELVGYEDYRYFSQIFKKKTGQTIGEYRGAVEKTPQ
- a CDS encoding aspartate/glutamate racemase family protein codes for the protein MTTVVAVYTGQGLADPLKAVFQEVLSGVRLVNIIDDSLIGDVVKAGHIPAGVSKRLTQYFQHGEELGADIILNTCSSVGEVADAARGELGIPLVKIDEAMTAKAAAEYDAIAVLATLPSTLEPTMRFLAKQAEAIGREVTVLNGLAVGAFDALVGGNPAEHDRILLETALALSDKADVIVLAQGSMARMEGAVREATGKPVLSSPRLAAEQIKAMLAERGLL
- a CDS encoding carbohydrate ABC transporter permease; its protein translation is MRSRKYSPLLLELLAICLAMLILIPFFMIFINSFKDIRESALFGLSLPSNWVFSNYEEVFNQDNLLRGFKNSFLLSALVVVSVNFFASMAAFVIQRRGGKFLQGVYLAFIMGLIVPVSIIPTIRLMDLLHIKGSYLSIIMYYTAVLLPFAVFLLVGFIKSVPRELDEAAILEGCGYFRLYFKIILPLISTVLVTVSIVVIVSVWNDFFGPFYLVTDSTKWTIVLQVFNFVTLYSTNWGVVFAFMIVVITPVLIIYLFLQRYIIDGLTAGSVKG
- a CDS encoding ribulose-bisphosphate carboxylase large subunit family protein, with the protein product MEQERVTAVYLIETPYTLEHAAEVIAGEQSTGTFTAVPGETDQLKERHGARIEQIVELPSVSSPSLPGSKTPPGHDGFYRRGEVTVSFPLHNFGPSIPNLMSAIAGNLFELQELSGLRLVDLELPEAFAARYPGPKFGIAGTRELTGVYDRPIMGTIVKPSIGLPMADLQQMIMDVSAAGLDFIKDDELNANGTYAPLAQRVSAVMDAVNRAADATGKKIMYAFNITGDIDEMERGHELVVKAGGNCVMVSIMSVGLTGLAHLSKYSEVPIHGHRNQWGMMTRCPLLGFAFPAYQKLCRLAGADHLHVNGLDSKFYESNSSVVSSIRACLKPMYNGYGTMPVVSSAQWAGTAPATYEATKTVDVMHLAGGGILAHPGGAAAGFASMKQGWEAAVQGIPLAEYASRHPELQQAIAKYGKG
- a CDS encoding sugar ABC transporter permease; translation: MERSKYPLYFSFPAVIVFLLFFITPTIIGIYYSFTDWNINADAIKFIGLENYKELFNEPRLKQAFINTLIFAAAVTLLQNAVGLALALLLNEKLKLRNLLRMIFFMPYVIAPLVIGYIFRAIYHPEHGIVNQFFGMLGIDFMVQDWLNDPRFALFTVIMTDIWRVAGFSMVVYLAGLQFIPKDLTESASIDGANYWTRFKHVVFPLLAPAFTVNVLLAMIGSMKVFEIVMVLTEGGPGYTTEVFYTYIRNTFSSGEMGYATAINMLLFVLVTLVGIPVLLAMKKREVEM